Proteins encoded within one genomic window of Dyadobacter chenhuakuii:
- a CDS encoding site-specific integrase: protein MLEKTFGLLFYLKHAKYQKEGLRYVYLRITVDGKSVEMSTKLLWSPTRWNADAGRATGQKEDTRTLNAYLDMLSSKVFQAKKILIEDDKELTAEALKNVLLGKSNETRTILEVFQHHNEQMEALVGQEFAPLTLKRYKTAKEHTASFIKWKYKKDDMAIRDLNYEFITEFNFWLRSARGCNHNSAIKYMSNLKKVVLICVNNKWLKKDPFQGFKLTKKEVVKNPLSREELKRLTEKVFEVERISQVRDVFLFCCYTGLAYVDVKQLKTTDIVVGMDGEPWIDTTRQKTDAPTRIPLLDTALEIIEKYKDHPQCCAAGVVLPVLSNQKMNAYLKEIANLCGISKTLTFHIARHTFATTVTLSNKVPIETVSKMLGHRSLKQTMIYAKILDVKISEDMKGLRERLKGM from the coding sequence ATGTTGGAGAAAACATTTGGTCTGCTTTTCTATTTGAAACACGCCAAGTATCAAAAGGAGGGTTTACGTTATGTTTACCTCAGAATTACGGTGGACGGCAAGTCTGTCGAAATGTCCACTAAACTGCTTTGGAGCCCTACCAGATGGAATGCAGATGCGGGTAGAGCCACCGGCCAAAAAGAAGACACCCGCACGCTCAATGCCTACCTGGACATGCTGAGCTCAAAAGTATTTCAAGCGAAGAAGATTCTGATCGAGGATGACAAGGAATTGACAGCCGAAGCATTGAAGAATGTTCTGCTTGGTAAGAGCAATGAGACTCGCACTATCCTTGAAGTCTTCCAGCACCATAATGAGCAAATGGAAGCCTTGGTCGGCCAAGAGTTCGCGCCGCTTACTTTGAAGCGCTATAAGACAGCAAAGGAACACACTGCTTCCTTCATCAAATGGAAGTACAAGAAGGATGATATGGCGATCAGGGATTTGAATTATGAATTTATTACTGAATTCAATTTCTGGCTGCGTAGTGCGCGAGGCTGCAACCATAACTCTGCGATCAAGTACATGAGCAACTTGAAAAAGGTTGTGTTGATTTGTGTCAATAATAAGTGGTTGAAAAAAGATCCGTTTCAAGGCTTCAAGTTGACCAAGAAAGAAGTTGTGAAGAACCCGCTGTCGAGGGAAGAACTAAAACGACTCACTGAAAAAGTATTCGAAGTTGAAAGAATCAGCCAGGTGCGGGACGTCTTTCTGTTCTGCTGTTACACTGGATTAGCTTATGTAGATGTGAAGCAGTTGAAGACAACAGATATTGTAGTTGGAATGGATGGCGAGCCGTGGATTGATACGACCCGCCAGAAAACGGATGCGCCTACACGTATTCCGCTGCTGGATACTGCGCTGGAAATTATTGAGAAGTATAAGGATCATCCGCAATGCTGTGCCGCGGGTGTCGTGCTGCCAGTTCTGAGTAATCAGAAGATGAACGCTTATTTGAAGGAGATTGCTAACCTGTGCGGGATTTCTAAAACGCTAACCTTTCATATTGCAAGGCACACGTTCGCTACTACGGTGACGCTGAGTAATAAGGTGCCTATTGAGACGGTTTCGAAGATGCTGGGGCATCGGTCTTTGAAGCAGACTATGATTTATGCTAAGATACTGGATGTGAAGATTAGTGAGGATATGAAGGGGTTGCGGGAGCGGTTGAAAGGGATGTAG
- a CDS encoding carbamoyltransferase C-terminal domain-containing protein, with protein sequence MKILSFNPGHDGAFTYLEDGHLITSIEAEKHSRYRHSPLSIPDVFSVLGELKEVPDVLCRGGWWPSDTHLSEQRFHAGYHGVKNRDIIVDQQRFLGKTVKYFSSSHERSHLLCAFGMSNLPKGTPCYALLWEGVIGSFYKIDAALNITKLADVMPEPGHRYALLYALADPTFNKSTAEFSRFSDAGKLMALASFSKRSKASDEEEKIIAFLMQNCLHLTPKECEALKYCQHYNIGVEDQEFRNFAGIFSDRIFDRFYQYAESNLTRGVPLLICGGCGLNCDWNTKWRETNFFSEIFVPPVANDSGSAIGTAIDAQFHFTGNPKINWNVYSGLEFAADDAFDASLFDVHETNYTMIADMLANNLIVGWVNGKYEIGPRALGNRSILASPFHEKTRVRLNEIKQREQFRPIAPVCLEEDAKSWFGCIYPSPFMLYTQLVSTNALAAVTHVNRTARLQTVSSLTNSHLHELLTAFKVRTGYGVLCNTSLNFKGRGFINNITDLSAYTIEHNLDGFVIGRRGYMLKSSKNYQAYLAITNQVAS encoded by the coding sequence ATGAAAATATTATCATTCAATCCGGGTCACGATGGCGCTTTTACTTATCTTGAAGATGGACATTTAATTACCTCTATTGAGGCTGAGAAACACTCTCGTTATCGACACTCGCCATTGTCCATTCCAGACGTGTTCAGCGTACTTGGTGAACTCAAAGAAGTGCCTGATGTACTTTGCAGAGGCGGGTGGTGGCCTAGCGATACGCATTTATCTGAACAGCGCTTTCATGCCGGATATCATGGCGTCAAAAACAGAGACATAATTGTTGACCAACAACGTTTTTTGGGAAAGACGGTTAAATACTTCTCATCATCGCACGAACGTTCTCATCTTCTATGTGCTTTTGGTATGTCAAATTTGCCAAAAGGAACTCCGTGCTATGCATTACTATGGGAAGGGGTAATCGGATCTTTTTATAAAATCGACGCTGCCTTGAACATTACAAAGCTCGCTGATGTCATGCCTGAACCCGGACATCGGTATGCCCTGCTCTACGCCCTGGCAGATCCAACCTTCAATAAAAGCACAGCCGAATTCTCCAGATTTTCTGATGCAGGAAAGCTTATGGCTTTGGCTTCTTTTTCGAAGCGAAGCAAAGCTTCGGATGAAGAGGAGAAAATAATTGCGTTTCTCATGCAGAATTGCTTGCACCTTACGCCGAAGGAGTGTGAAGCTCTGAAGTATTGCCAACACTATAATATAGGGGTTGAAGATCAGGAGTTTCGTAATTTCGCGGGTATCTTCAGTGATAGAATATTTGATCGATTCTATCAATATGCCGAGTCAAATCTAACAAGAGGGGTACCATTGCTCATTTGCGGGGGATGCGGATTAAATTGTGATTGGAACACCAAATGGAGAGAGACTAATTTTTTTTCAGAGATTTTTGTGCCACCTGTTGCGAACGATTCAGGATCGGCGATCGGCACAGCGATTGATGCGCAATTCCATTTTACAGGGAATCCTAAAATAAATTGGAATGTTTATTCCGGTCTTGAATTCGCTGCCGATGACGCATTTGATGCATCTTTATTTGATGTACACGAAACAAACTACACGATGATAGCCGACATGCTGGCTAATAATCTAATCGTCGGATGGGTAAACGGAAAATACGAAATTGGGCCACGCGCATTGGGAAATCGTTCAATTCTTGCTTCTCCATTCCATGAAAAAACGAGGGTGCGGTTGAATGAGATTAAACAACGCGAACAGTTTCGTCCGATCGCGCCCGTCTGTCTAGAAGAAGATGCGAAGAGTTGGTTTGGCTGCATTTATCCGAGTCCATTTATGCTCTACACGCAGCTTGTTTCTACGAATGCGCTAGCAGCAGTGACTCATGTTAATCGAACAGCACGCCTTCAAACCGTGTCAAGTTTAACTAACAGCCATCTACATGAACTGCTTACAGCATTCAAAGTTCGGACCGGTTACGGCGTCTTATGCAATACGTCCTTGAATTTTAAAGGAAGAGGATTCATAAACAACATAACTGATCTCTCAGCATATACGATAGAACACAATTTGGATGGCTTTGTGATTGGAAGACGAGGCTACATGTTGAAGTCATCTAAAAATTACCAGGCCTACTTGGCAATAACAAATCAAGTGGCTAGCTAG